The following nucleotide sequence is from Oscillospiraceae bacterium.
CTATAAATTTGCTCCAACCGTATCTTTTGTTAAGCTCAAACATTGTCTTGATATATACATATGTTTTACCTGTACCTGTTTCCATTTCAATATCAAGACTGCATCTTCCCAAATCTTTAATAAGAGAAGAAGATAATTTAATATTATTCTGCGACTGCAAATCGTGAATGTTTTTTAATAATTGTTCGTCTGAAAGTTCAACAACTTCGTTTTTGTATCCGGTGTCATCAAGTATATCTAAGTTTTCACCAAATTCATCCTCAAAGGCAAGAGTAAGTTGTGTCTGCTGTCCCTTTAATTTGCCTTTGTCACGGATGTAACTGATTTTGTCGTGGTAGCCTTGTCCGTTAAACACTTTAACAACAGCATCAACAGCTTCAGTTTGGTATTCTTGTATTTTAAAATTAAATTTCATTATAACACCTCTTTTGGTGGTTGTAATTCTTTTAATGCAACCTCAAGATTGCCACCTGCATCATAGTTCTGCTTTTTATAAAAATCACTTAAAGATTTATGATACCATATCACAGAGCATACACAGTTTGAATCGCTTTCCAATCGTTTTAACAATTCAGATGCTATACCTTTGTTTCGATAGGCTTCATTCACATATAAAAACTGAGGAAGTAACACTCCGTTTTGTAGTATATATCCATATACAAAGCCAATGATTTCACCTTCGGATATTG
It contains:
- a CDS encoding restriction endonuclease subunit R, whose protein sequence is MKFNFKIQEYQTEAVDAVVKVFNGQGYHDKISYIRDKGKLKGQQTQLTLAFEDEFGENLDILDDTGYKNEVVELSDEQLLKNIHDLQSQNNIKLSSSLIKDLGRCSLDIEMETGTGKTYVYIKTMFELNKRYGWSKFI
- a CDS encoding GNAT family N-acetyltransferase; translation: MDDVQYKKYRNNYKSKVLKMLIELEDIWKNTIFQVFSAIKRMPNNYEKIYLAISEGEIIGFVYGYILQNGVLLPQFLYVNEAYRNKGIASELLKRLESDSNCVCSVIWYHKSLSDFYKKQNYDAGGNLEVALKELQPPKEVL